GCCCCCAGCTGCTGGATCGCTTCGCGCACCGTGTTGCGCGACACCGCATAACGCTCCGCCAGTTCGCGCTCCGACGGCAGCTTCGAGTTCGCCGGAAAACTGCCATCGAGCAAGGCCTCTTCCAGCTTGCGTGTGACCGAGTTGACCCGCCCCCCGGGCTGCCTGCTCCATGTGACCACGTGCTTCTCCTTCTCTGGCCCAACCAGTTTGTCATGCATACAGAATACTGGAAATATCTGTCGACCAAAAGAAAAAGACAACGAACTCTGGAGGCAATGCATGACCCGCAACGTGTATCTGTTCGGCACCTGTGTGATCGACCTGTTCATGCCGCAGGCCGGGCTCGACGCCGTGCGCGTGCTGGAAGCGGCCGGCGTCACCGTCCACTATCCGCGCGGGCAGAGCTGCTGCGGCCAGCCCGCGTGGAGCAGCGGCAATCCGGACGAGGCGCGGGCCGTCGCGCACGCCCAGCTGGACCTGTTTCCCGAACCCTGGCCCATCATCGTCCCCTCCGGCTCGTGCGCCGGCATGATGCGCAAGCATTGGCCGGAGCTGTTCCGCGACGATCCGGCCGTTGCCGCCCGGGCGCAGGCCGTGGCCGGGCGCGTGTATGAATTCGGCGCCTTCCTGTTGCACGTCCTGGAGTGGAAGATGCTCGCCGGGGCGCCCGCGCTGCCCGAGGACGTCGTCCTGCACACCTCCTGCTCCGCGCGACGCGAGATGGGCACGCGGGCCCACGGCGTCGCGCTGCTCGACGCGCTGCCCGGCGTGACGCGCGTGGAGCACGAGCGCGAATCGGAATGCTGCGGCTTCGGCGGCTCGTTCTCGATCAAGCACGCGGACATTTCCGGCGCCATGGTCAAGGACAAGATCGCATCCGTGCGCGCGACCGGATGCCGCCGCGTCGTGTCGGCCGACTGCGCGTGCCTGCTCAATATCGGGCACGCGGCGCAGCATCAGGGCGCCCCGCTCGCCGTCGAGCACCTGGCCAGCTTCCTCTTGCGCCGGATGGGAGAACAGGCATGAGCGCGCGCGACAGCATCTTGCAACGCCTGCGCGCCGCCCATCCGCAGGCCGCCGGCATCCTCGATCTCGAACGCCGCATCGATGCCCATTTCGACGCGCGCCGCGCGGACCCGCCGGCCGCGCCGGCTGTCCTGGCGCAGCGCATGCAGGCCGCTCTCGAAGCCGTGCGCGCGCAGGCCTGGTGCGCCCGTGCCGGCGAATGGCCCGCGCAGGTGGCCCGGCGCCTGTTGGATGCGGGCGTATCGCGGATCGTCGTCGACGCCGTGACTCCGGAAGGCCGGGCGTTGCGCGCCGCGCTGCCGGCCAGTATCGAGGCAGTGGCGTTCGACCGGCCGCTGGAAGATTGGAAGGAAGAACTGTTCGGCACCGTCGATGCCGGCTTCACGGTCGCGCGTTCCGGCATCGCCGCCACCGGCACGCTGGTGCTCGCGCCGGACGCCGCGTCCCCGCGCACCGTGTCGCTGGTGCCGCCGCTGCACATCGCGCTCGTCCATGCGCACACGCTGCACGCCGACCTGCACCAGGCGCTGCACGCGGAGCGCTGGCAGGACGGCATGCCCACCAACCTCGTGCTGGCGACCGGACCATCGAAGACGTCCGACATCCAGCAGACCCTGGCGTTCGGCGCGCACGGTCCGCGCTGGACGTGGGTCGTGATCGTCACAGAGTCACTCAACGTCAAGGAACCCGCATGACGACGTCCCCATTGCAGTTCGTGGCGCCGCAGGATTTCCACGCGCGCAGCCGCGCGGCGCTGGACGATCCGCAACTGCGCCAGAGTTTTCGCGGCGCGATGACCTTTCTGCAGGGCAAGCGC
This genomic stretch from Massilia putida harbors:
- a CDS encoding (Fe-S)-binding protein; translation: MTRNVYLFGTCVIDLFMPQAGLDAVRVLEAAGVTVHYPRGQSCCGQPAWSSGNPDEARAVAHAQLDLFPEPWPIIVPSGSCAGMMRKHWPELFRDDPAVAARAQAVAGRVYEFGAFLLHVLEWKMLAGAPALPEDVVLHTSCSARREMGTRAHGVALLDALPGVTRVEHERESECCGFGGSFSIKHADISGAMVKDKIASVRATGCRRVVSADCACLLNIGHAAQHQGAPLAVEHLASFLLRRMGEQA
- a CDS encoding LutC/YkgG family protein, which translates into the protein MSARDSILQRLRAAHPQAAGILDLERRIDAHFDARRADPPAAPAVLAQRMQAALEAVRAQAWCARAGEWPAQVARRLLDAGVSRIVVDAVTPEGRALRAALPASIEAVAFDRPLEDWKEELFGTVDAGFTVARSGIAATGTLVLAPDAASPRTVSLVPPLHIALVHAHTLHADLHQALHAERWQDGMPTNLVLATGPSKTSDIQQTLAFGAHGPRWTWVVIVTESLNVKEPA